A single region of the Alphaproteobacteria bacterium genome encodes:
- a CDS encoding OmpA family protein: protein MKFQVIGLLAGVALLAGACADTRLVENVSGMTPVQQGFTAHLHEQYVALSRAEFAEGDIYDGGIFARRGEASAKGEVVEPDSLWDRSFTEANRVQVHQQRGRLMYALDSGGREQFPELASTAQSQFDCWVQELEENNQPDDIRRCRDGYETAMKALEDALKPAPMATTPAPAPAPAPEVVRNFLVFFDFDSANLTESAREIIEAAYNASEQGSVATIEATGHADRAGPDGYNLRLSERRAAAVRAELIRLGAAAGEVVTLARGEREPLVETGDGVREPQNRRVEIILK from the coding sequence ATGAAATTTCAGGTAATCGGGCTTCTCGCGGGGGTGGCGCTTCTGGCAGGCGCCTGTGCGGATACAAGGCTGGTGGAGAATGTCTCCGGCATGACACCGGTGCAGCAGGGTTTCACGGCCCATCTGCATGAGCAGTATGTGGCCCTATCGAGGGCCGAGTTCGCCGAAGGCGACATTTATGACGGAGGCATCTTCGCCCGGCGCGGAGAAGCGTCCGCCAAGGGTGAGGTCGTTGAACCCGACAGCCTCTGGGATCGTTCCTTCACGGAAGCAAACCGCGTGCAGGTTCACCAGCAGCGGGGACGCCTGATGTATGCGCTGGATAGCGGCGGCCGGGAACAATTTCCCGAACTCGCGTCGACGGCCCAGTCGCAGTTCGACTGCTGGGTTCAGGAACTCGAAGAGAATAACCAGCCCGACGATATCAGGCGGTGCCGCGACGGATATGAGACGGCGATGAAGGCGCTGGAAGATGCGCTGAAGCCGGCGCCGATGGCGACAACGCCGGCACCAGCCCCGGCCCCGGCACCCGAGGTCGTTCGCAACTTCCTGGTGTTCTTTGACTTCGATAGCGCCAATCTCACGGAGAGCGCCCGCGAGATTATCGAGGCCGCGTATAACGCCAGCGAGCAGGGTTCCGTTGCGACGATCGAAGCGACGGGCCACGCCGACCGCGCCGGTCCCGATGGCTATAACCTGCGACTGTCCGAGCGTCGCGCAGCGGCGGTCAGGGCGGAACTGATCCGTCTGGGCGCTGCTGCCGGGGAAGTCGTTACCCTGGCCAGGGGTGAGCGCGAACCGCTGGTCGAGACCGGTGACGGCGTCCGTGAACCGCAGAACCGCCGGGTCGAGATTATACTGAAGTAA
- a CDS encoding cation transporter: protein MSCCHNQNDTPTTTRLRRILVIVLIVNAVMFGVEMTAGIAAKSVSLLADAIDFLGDAATYAITLAVMGLSLRWRTGAAVLKGASMGLFGIFVLGAAIWHAVNGTLPGAHIMGTVGFAALVANVFCALLLIRFREGDANMRSVWLCSRNDAISNVAVMIAAAGVFATDTGWPDAVVAVIMASLALSSSWQVLRQALGEWREPQTTEAA from the coding sequence ATGAGCTGCTGCCATAATCAGAACGATACCCCCACCACGACGCGGCTGCGGCGCATACTGGTCATTGTCCTGATCGTCAATGCGGTCATGTTCGGCGTCGAAATGACCGCCGGGATCGCCGCGAAATCCGTGTCCCTGCTGGCGGACGCCATCGATTTCCTGGGGGATGCCGCGACGTACGCCATCACGCTGGCGGTCATGGGCCTGTCGCTGCGCTGGCGGACGGGGGCGGCCGTGCTCAAGGGGGCGTCGATGGGCCTGTTCGGCATCTTCGTGCTGGGCGCCGCCATCTGGCACGCGGTGAACGGCACCCTGCCCGGCGCGCATATCATGGGAACGGTCGGCTTCGCGGCTCTCGTTGCGAATGTGTTCTGCGCATTGCTGCTGATCCGCTTCCGGGAAGGCGACGCCAACATGCGCTCGGTCTGGCTGTGCAGCCGAAATGACGCGATCAGCAATGTCGCGGTGATGATCGCCGCCGCGGGGGTCTTCGCCACCGACACCGGCTGGCCCGACGCCGTCGTCGCCGTCATCATGGCGTCGCTGGCGCTGTCCTCATCCTGGCAGGTGCTGCGCCAGGCCCTCGGCGAATGGCGCGAACCGCAGACTACTGAAGCCGCGTGA
- a CDS encoding transketolase gives MTPPAPTNLRLIDSESSPIVAPDQLACLKEVERKILWLSSWMIHNANHIRPSRDGLKVGGHQASCASAATLLTALYMDVLRPEDRIAVKPHASPVYHAIMHLLGRQDIDRLKNFRSFGGAQSYPSRTKDGGDVDFSTGSVGLGIAETLFAALVQDYANLHGRMGAGVKPGRMVGLMGDAELDEGNVFEALLEGWKYDVGNLWWIIDYNRQSLDGVINHMLFQKIQSFFGTVDWNVVTLKYGKKLEAARGGPAGEALWRWIDECPNDLYSALTFKGADGAWRSHLKTALAGTSGLETLLDSHDDESLHALMTNLAGHDMESILEAFHGAQGDTPCCFVAYTIKGYGTPLAGHKDNHAGMMNPAQMEGLRAMMGVPEGAEWDRFAGLEIGADRLQVFLDNVPFNRAPSRQHTAATVPVPDITAPRHEQASTQQVFGQILNELGRGKSELAAALVTTSPDVTVSTNLGGWVNQRGLFNRHERPDVFRQENVASVQKWSRSTTGQHFELGIAENNLFLMLSALGLSAPLFGARLLPVGTLYDPFVNRGLDALNYACYQDARFMVVGTPAGITLAAEGGAHQSVNTPLVGMSMPGLSYFEPAFADELAAVMEWGFRHMQDPDGGAVYLRLSTRTIAQPKRTLSAADRDAIVTGAYWLREPAAGAELAIVYAGAVAPEAMAAYETLLEDIPGAGLLAVTSPDRLHDDWLEAKKRRRTGDRDATALIETMLGRLAPDAVLITVIDGHPTALSWLGAVGSQKVSALGVDHFGQSGDIQDLYRNMGIDEEAILDAAASACLTRLQ, from the coding sequence ATGACACCGCCAGCCCCCACAAATCTCCGACTGATCGACAGCGAATCGTCCCCGATCGTCGCGCCGGACCAGTTGGCCTGCCTGAAGGAGGTCGAGCGCAAGATCCTGTGGCTGTCCTCCTGGATGATCCACAACGCCAACCATATCCGGCCCAGCCGCGACGGGCTCAAGGTCGGTGGGCACCAGGCCTCCTGCGCGTCGGCGGCGACACTGCTGACCGCGCTGTACATGGATGTGCTGCGGCCGGAAGACCGGATCGCGGTGAAGCCGCATGCCAGCCCCGTCTATCACGCGATCATGCATCTGCTGGGCCGGCAGGATATAGACAGGCTGAAGAATTTTCGCAGTTTCGGCGGCGCGCAATCCTATCCGTCGCGGACCAAGGATGGCGGCGACGTGGATTTCTCGACCGGCTCGGTCGGCCTCGGCATCGCCGAAACGCTGTTCGCGGCGCTGGTCCAGGATTATGCAAATCTGCATGGCCGCATGGGGGCGGGTGTGAAGCCGGGTCGCATGGTCGGGCTGATGGGCGACGCGGAACTCGACGAAGGCAATGTCTTCGAGGCGCTGCTCGAAGGCTGGAAATACGATGTCGGCAATCTGTGGTGGATCATCGACTACAACCGGCAGAGCCTGGACGGCGTCATCAACCATATGCTGTTCCAGAAGATCCAGTCGTTCTTCGGCACCGTCGACTGGAATGTGGTGACACTGAAATATGGCAAGAAACTGGAAGCGGCGCGCGGCGGACCGGCCGGCGAGGCCCTGTGGCGCTGGATCGACGAATGCCCGAACGATTTGTATTCGGCGCTGACGTTCAAAGGCGCCGACGGGGCATGGCGATCCCATCTGAAGACGGCCCTGGCCGGGACTTCGGGGCTGGAAACCCTGCTGGACAGCCATGACGACGAGTCCCTGCATGCGCTGATGACCAACCTGGCCGGGCATGACATGGAATCCATCCTGGAGGCGTTTCACGGCGCGCAGGGGGATACGCCCTGCTGCTTCGTCGCCTATACGATCAAGGGGTATGGCACGCCGCTTGCGGGGCACAAGGACAACCATGCCGGCATGATGAACCCGGCGCAGATGGAAGGGCTGCGCGCCATGATGGGCGTGCCCGAAGGGGCGGAATGGGACCGTTTCGCCGGGCTGGAAATCGGCGCGGACCGGCTGCAGGTGTTCCTCGATAATGTGCCGTTCAACCGGGCGCCGTCGCGCCAGCATACTGCCGCGACCGTGCCGGTGCCGGACATAACCGCCCCCCGGCACGAGCAGGCCTCCACCCAGCAGGTCTTCGGGCAGATCCTGAACGAACTCGGCCGCGGCAAGAGCGAACTGGCGGCGGCGCTGGTCACCACCTCGCCCGACGTGACCGTGTCGACCAATCTGGGCGGCTGGGTGAACCAGCGCGGGCTGTTCAACCGCCATGAACGGCCGGACGTCTTCCGGCAGGAGAATGTCGCCTCGGTGCAGAAATGGTCGCGCTCCACTACCGGCCAGCATTTCGAGCTCGGCATCGCCGAAAACAACCTGTTCCTGATGCTGTCGGCGCTGGGCCTGTCGGCGCCGCTGTTCGGCGCGCGGCTGCTGCCGGTCGGCACGCTTTACGATCCCTTCGTCAATCGCGGCCTGGATGCGTTGAACTACGCCTGTTACCAGGATGCCCGTTTCATGGTCGTCGGCACCCCGGCGGGAATCACACTGGCGGCGGAAGGCGGCGCGCACCAGTCGGTCAATACGCCGCTGGTCGGCATGTCGATGCCGGGACTGTCCTATTTCGAACCCGCCTTCGCCGACGAACTGGCGGCCGTCATGGAATGGGGCTTCCGGCACATGCAGGATCCCGATGGCGGCGCGGTCTATCTGCGCCTGTCGACGCGGACGATCGCGCAGCCGAAGCGGACGCTGTCGGCGGCGGACAGGGACGCCATCGTCACCGGCGCCTACTGGCTGCGCGAACCGGCGGCGGGAGCGGAACTGGCAATTGTCTATGCCGGGGCCGTGGCGCCGGAAGCGATGGCGGCTTACGAAACCCTGCTGGAGGATATTCCCGGCGCCGGGCTGCTGGCGGTGACCTCGCCGGACCGGCTGCATGACGACTGGCTCGAGGCCAAGAAACGCCGCCGTACCGGCGACCGCGACGCAACGGCGCTGATCGAGACCATGCTGGGGCGGCTCGCGCCGGATGCGGTGCTGATCACGGTGATCGACGGTCACCCGACGGCGCTGTCATGGCTCGGGGCCGTGGGGTCGCAGAAGGTTTCCGCGCTGGGCGTCGACCATTTCGGCCAGTCGGGCGATATCCAGGACCTGTACCGCAACATGGGAATCGACGAGGAAGCGATCCTCGACGCTGCGGCGTCGGCCTGTCTCACGCGGCTTCAGTAG
- a CDS encoding Lrp/AsnC family transcriptional regulator: MSQTRLDEIDRRILAVLQEDARIANVELAGRVGISASPCWRRVRALEESGAISRYVTLVDPAALDLRVSVFVQVTLEKQVEGALEVFEKAVQARPEVMECYLMTGDADYHLRVVVPDLAAYERFLMDHLTRVPGIANIRSGFALKQVKYTTALPLASTG, encoded by the coding sequence ATGTCCCAGACACGCCTTGATGAGATAGATCGGCGCATCCTCGCGGTTCTGCAGGAGGATGCCCGCATCGCCAATGTGGAACTGGCCGGCCGGGTCGGTATTTCCGCCTCGCCCTGCTGGCGTCGGGTCCGCGCACTGGAGGAATCCGGCGCCATTTCACGCTATGTGACGCTGGTCGATCCGGCGGCGCTCGACCTCAGGGTCAGCGTCTTCGTGCAGGTGACCCTGGAAAAGCAGGTCGAAGGCGCGCTGGAAGTCTTCGAAAAGGCGGTGCAGGCCCGTCCCGAGGTCATGGAATGTTACCTGATGACCGGGGATGCGGATTATCACCTGCGTGTCGTCGTGCCGGACCTCGCCGCCTATGAACGCTTCCTGATGGATCACCTCACCCGTGTACCGGGCATCGCCAATATCCGGTCCGGTTTCGCGCTGAAGCAGGTGAAATACACCACCGCCCTGCCGCTGGCATCGACGGGCTGA
- the infA gene encoding translation initiation factor IF-1, giving the protein MAKEEMLEFDGTVTEVLPNAMFRVKLENEHELLAHTAGKMRRFRIRVLAGDKVTVEMTPYDLSKGRITYRFK; this is encoded by the coding sequence GTGGCTAAAGAAGAAATGCTGGAATTTGACGGCACCGTGACCGAGGTGCTGCCCAACGCGATGTTTCGCGTAAAGCTCGAGAACGAGCATGAATTGCTGGCCCATACCGCCGGAAAGATGCGCCGTTTCCGCATCCGCGTCCTCGCCGGCGACAAGGTTACGGTCGAAATGACGCCCTACGATTTGAGCAAGGGCCGCATCACCTACCGCTTCAAATAG
- the dusA gene encoding tRNA dihydrouridine(20/20a) synthase DusA, whose translation MTPSKGNPDRRLSVAPMMDWTDRHDRYFLRLLSRRTLLYTEMVTTGALLHGDVARHLDFDAAEHPLALQLGGSDPAALAACAALAAEWGYDEINLNVGCPSDRVQSGRFGACLMAEPDLVRDCVAAMRAAVSIPVTVKSRIGIDDRDSYEELKGFVGCVAESGCRTFIIHARKAILSGLSPKENREIPPLKYDMVHSIKRDFPELEVILNGGVPSLDMAETHLEQVDGVMIGRAAYRDPWLLAEADSRIFGTPDRLQYRYEAVLAFLPYVRERLDEGVALCAMTRHILGLFNGMPGARRWRRYLSENAYGAKAGAEVIEAALALVGTEQTRAAAI comes from the coding sequence GTGACGCCGTCGAAGGGCAATCCGGACCGCCGCCTGTCCGTCGCGCCGATGATGGACTGGACCGACCGGCATGACCGCTATTTCCTGCGGCTGCTGAGCCGTCGCACGCTGTTGTATACCGAAATGGTGACGACGGGCGCGCTGCTGCATGGGGATGTCGCGCGGCACCTGGATTTCGACGCGGCGGAACATCCGCTGGCGCTGCAACTTGGCGGGTCGGATCCGGCGGCGCTGGCGGCATGCGCGGCGCTGGCGGCGGAATGGGGCTATGACGAAATCAACCTCAATGTCGGCTGCCCCAGCGACCGGGTGCAGTCGGGGCGGTTCGGCGCCTGCCTGATGGCGGAACCGGACCTGGTGCGCGATTGCGTGGCGGCGATGCGGGCCGCCGTATCCATCCCGGTGACGGTGAAGTCGCGCATCGGCATCGACGACCGGGATTCCTACGAGGAACTGAAGGGCTTCGTCGGCTGCGTCGCGGAAAGTGGCTGCCGGACCTTCATCATCCATGCCCGCAAGGCGATCCTGTCGGGCCTCAGCCCGAAGGAAAACCGGGAAATCCCGCCGTTGAAATACGACATGGTCCATTCCATCAAGCGCGATTTTCCCGAACTGGAAGTGATCCTGAACGGCGGGGTGCCGTCGCTGGACATGGCGGAAACACATCTTGAACAGGTCGATGGCGTCATGATCGGCCGCGCGGCCTATCGCGACCCCTGGCTGCTCGCCGAAGCGGACAGCCGGATCTTCGGCACGCCCGACAGGCTGCAATACCGCTACGAGGCGGTGCTGGCATTCCTGCCCTATGTGCGGGAGCGCCTGGACGAAGGCGTGGCGCTATGCGCCATGACGCGCCATATCCTGGGCCTGTTCAACGGCATGCCGGGCGCCCGGCGCTGGCGGCGTTATCTGAGCGAAAACGCCTATGGCGCCAAAGCGGGCGCGGAAGTCATCGAAGCGGCCCTGGCCCTGGTGGGTACCGAACAGACCCGGGCGGCGGCTATTTGA